In Fusarium oxysporum Fo47 chromosome VII, complete sequence, the following proteins share a genomic window:
- a CDS encoding general substrate transporter, with protein MPPKQHNERPLLASVLPKEQKPWYRISYLVQLNLLLLIPLMSSSVAGFDGSLMNGLQALPSWKNKFGNPQGHTLGFVNAAQSFGSILALPFCGSLSDRIGRKNTLLLGGVIIIVASVIQAAAINYGMFVASRVLVGMGAITIIQPSPMLISELCYPSHRGVYTALFWTFYYFGSIIAAWSTYGLQRHMPESVWAWRGPSILQGCLPILQLVFWWKLLESPRWLIANNRADEARATLAKYHAGGDVSSPLVDFEMNEIVTAIELDRHARDVKWSALVATPGNRKRVLISFLLGLFSQWVGNSVVSYYLTLVLDTVGVKNPDTQTLINGLLQLFNFFAAILAAFLVDRLGRRTLWNWSGVGMLISFIIWTICSARFGINPSNGLGIAVIAFIFIYFFHYDIAYTPLVLAYATEILQYSIRSKGLSLTFIAIYSSLIVLSFVNPIALEAIGWKYYIVFSCITGVSVVVNYFLLPETKGLSLEEIGSLFEEKDVADGEIGSSKLDGEEVSHVDIKH; from the exons ATGCCTCCTAAGCAGCACAACGAGCGGCCTCTCCTGGCTAGCGTTCTTCCCAAAGAACAAAAGCCATGGTATCGCATCTCGTACCTCGTCCAactcaatctccttctccttaTCCCCCTCATGTCATCCTCTGTGGCAGGATTCGACG GCTCGTTGATGAACGGCCTACAGGCACTCCCTTCCTGGAAAAACAAGTTCGGTAATCCTCAAGGCCACACCCTTGGCTTCGTCAATGCTGCGCAGTCGTTTGGATCGATCCTTGCCCTCCCCTTCTGCGGCTCTCTGTCGGATAGAATTGGCCGCAAGAACACGCTATTACTCGGTGGTGTGATCATCATCGTGGCTTCTGTGATTCAGGCAGCCGCTATCAACTACGGAATGTTTGTCGCTTCCCGAGTGCTGGTTGGCATGGGTGCCATCACCATTATACAGCCCAGCCCTATGCTGATTTCAGAGCTGTGTTACCCAAGCCATCGAGGAGTCTACACGGCTCTGTTTTGGACATTCTACTACTTTGGCTCTATCATCGCTGCCTGGAGCACATATGGTCTCCAGAGGCACATGCCCGAGAGTGTCTGGGCGTGGCGAGGTCCCTCTATCCTTCAGGGCTGTCTTCCCATACTCCAACTAGTTTTT TGGTGGAAACTCCTTGAGTCCCCTCGATGGCTCATTGCCAATAACCGAGCTGACGAAGCGCGCGCTACCCTGGCCAAATATCATGCTGGCGGAGATGTCTCGAGCCCTCTTGTCGACTTCGAAATGAACGAGATTGTCACCGCTATTGAGCTCGACCGACATGCCCGGGACGTCAAGTGGAGCGCTCTTGTGGCGACCCCCGGCAACCGAAAACGGGTTCTGATCTCTTTCTTGTTGGGCTTATTTTCGCAGTGGGTG GGAAACAGTGTTGTTTCGTATTATTTGACTCTTGTACTAGACACCGTTGGTGTCAAGAACCCTGATACCCAGACTCTGATCAACGGTCTTCTCCAGTTGTTCAACTTTTTTGCCGCCATCCTCGCCGCGTTCTTGGTAGATAGGCTCGGCAGACGTACTCTGTGGAACTGGTCAGGCGTTGGCATGTTGATCTCTTTCATCATATGGACTATTTGCTCCGCCCGGTTTGGGATCAACCCATCTAACGGCCTCGGTATTGCTGTCATCGCGTTTATCTTCATCTACTTCTTCCATTACGATATCGCCTATACACCACTCGTCCTGGCTTACGCTACCGAGATTCTCCAATACTCTATTCGCTCCAAGGGACTGAGTCTGACTTTTATTGCTATTTATTCGTCACTGATCGTCTTGTCTTTTGTCAACCCGATCGCGCTGGAGGCCATCGGCTGGAAGTACTACATTGTCTTTTCCTGCATTACGGGTGTATCCGTGGTTGTCAACTATTTCCTCCTGCCTGAAACGAAGGGCCTCTCTCTTGAGGAAATCGGAAGCCTTTTTGAGGAAAAGGACGTTGCTGATGGCGAGATCGGATCATCTAAGttggatggagaagaggttaGCCATGTCGATATTAAGCACTAG
- a CDS encoding sterol delta 5,6-desaturase ERG3, with protein MAALNKDNTSRQFITLFLLTWIFGLINYIVFATISFFFIFDRSTLAHPKVMENQVWREIKHATEAMPLMALLTAVFFLLDVRGYCKMYETTAQGPGLWYDILQIPLFILFTDFGIYWIHRTLHHPLLYKRLHKPHHKWIVPTPYASYAFHPLDGFSQSMPYHLYPLLFPLNKFIFLGMFISVNIWTVSIHDGNFLANNPLINGSACHAAHHLYFNYNYGQFLTIWDRIGGSFRRPDPEWFNKRQEPKERGMRGGKVEVSKLD; from the exons ATGGC CGCGTTGAATAAGGATAACACCTCCCGACAATTCATTACCTTGTTTCTGCTTACATGG ATCTTCGGACTCATTAACTATATCGTGTTTGCAACAatctcattcttcttcatatTCGACAGATCAACGCTAGCACATCCAAAGGTGATGGAAAACCAGGTATGGCGGGAGATCAAGCATGCTACAGAAGCCATGCCGTTGATGGCTCTATTGACGGCTGTGTTTTTTCTTCTCGATGTCCGTGGCTACTGCAAAATGTACGAAACTACGGCTCAAGGTCCTGGGCTTTGGTATGACATCCTTCAGATACCCCTATTCATTCTGTTCACGGATTTCGGAATCTATTGGATTCACCGAACCCTGCATCACCCTCTTCTATACAAAAGACTACATAAGCCGCATCACAAATGGATTGTCCCAACCCCATACGCCAGTTACGCCTTCCATCCACTCGACGGATTTTCTCAGTCAATGCCCTACCATCTGTACCCACTGCTGTTCCCCTTGAATAAGTTTATCTTCTTAGGCATGTTTATTTCTGTCAACATATGGACTGTCTCTATCCACGATGGTAACTTCTTGGCCAACAACCCGCTGATCAATGGCTCTGCGTGCCATGCGGCACATCATTTATACTTCAA CTATAACTATGGCCAGTTTCTGACAATATGGGACCGCATTGGTGGAAGCTTCCGACGACCAGATCCTGAATGGTTTAATAAGCGGCAAGAACCCAAAGAGCGTGGAATGCGAGGCGGGAAAGTCGAAGTTTCTAAGTTAGATTAA